In Arachis hypogaea cultivar Tifrunner chromosome 17, arahy.Tifrunner.gnm2.J5K5, whole genome shotgun sequence, a single window of DNA contains:
- the LOC112765706 gene encoding sugar transport protein 5, translated as MAGGGFAVDTPAGSFDGRVTLSVVITCFVAASSGLIFGYDIGVSGGVTTMVPFLEKFFPDILRKAAGTKVNLYCVYDSQVLTLFTSSLYLAGLMSSLVASRVTAALGRRITMMIGGATFLVGGAFNGGAENIAMLILGRILLGFGVGFTNQAAPLYLSEIAPPKWRGAFNAGFQFFLSIGVVVAGCINYGTAKHTWGWRVSLGIAIVPAAVITIGSFLITDTPNSLVQRGKIEQARKALRQVRGSETDVEPELKELIRWSEIAKSVEKEPFMMIFERQYRPHLVMAFLIPSFQQLTGINIVAFYSPNLFQSVGFGHDAALLSAIILGVVNLTSILFSTTIVDRFGRRFCFISGGLVMLFCQIALAALLAAVTGVHGTKDISRGSAVMVLVLMCVYSAGFGWSWGPLAFLVPSEIFPLKIRTTGQSINIAMGFLTISVLSQSFLSMLCHFKFAVFLFYGGWIAIMTLFIFFFLPETKRIPLESMYTIWGKHWFWHRYVTNEESRQYDNNI; from the exons ATGGCGGGTGGCGGATTTGCGGTTGATACACCGGCCGGCAGCTTCGACGGCAGGGTGACACTCTCAGTTGTCATCACTTGCTTTGTTGCTGCATCCAGTGGCCTCATTTTTGGATATGACATCGGAGTTTCAG GAGGTGTGACAACAATGGTACCGTTTCTTGAGAAGTTCTTCCCAGACATACTGAGGAAGGCAGCTGGTACTAAAGTGAACTTGTACTGTGTGTATGACAGTCAAGTGCTTACTTTGTTCACGTCTTCTTTGTATCTGGCTGGCTTGATGTCGTCGCTCGTTGCAAGCCGAGTCACGGCCGCGCTTGGCCGCAGGATCACCATGATGATAGGTGGCGCCACCTTCCTTGTCGGCGGTGCTTTCAACGGAGGAGCTGAAAACATTGCCATGCTCATCTTGGGTCGTATCCTTCTCGGCTTTGGGGTTGGTTTCACTAATCAG GCAGCTCCACTGTACCTATCCGAAATCGCACCACCAAAATGGCGAGGCGCGTTTAATGCAGGGTTCCAATTCTTCTTGTCAATCGGAGTGGTGGTTGCGGGCTGCATCAACTACGGCACAGCCAAACACACTTGGGGGTGGCGCGTCTCCCTGGGGATCGCCATCGTCCCTGCCGCAGTCATCACCATTGGCTCCTTCCTCATAACCGACACCCCCAACAGTCTTGTCCAACGTGGCAAGATAGAGCAAGCAAGGAAGGCTCTTCGGCAAGTGAGAGGCTCCGAGACCGACGTGGAACCTGAGCTGAAAGAACTCATTAGGTGGTCTGAAATCGCGAAATCTGTGGAGAAGGAACCGTTTATGATGATATTTGAGAGGCAGTATCGCCCTCACTTGGTCATGGCCTTTTTAATACCTTCTTTTCAGCAGCTTACTGGTATCAACATCGTCGCTTTCTATTCTCCTAATCTCTTTCAATCTGTGGGTTTCGGACATGATGCTGCTTTGCTCTCTGCTATTATTCTTGGAGTTGTTAACCTTACCTCCATCCTCTTCTCTACTACTATTGTTGATCGCTTCGGTCGAAGGTTCTGTTTTATTTCTGGTGGCCTTGTCATGCTTTTTTGTCAG ATTGCGTTGGCTGCATTGCTAGCTGCGGTGACGGGTGTTCACGGCACAAAGGACATATCGAGAGGCAGCGCCGTGATGGTACTTGTGCTGATGTGTGTCTACTCCGCCGGCTTCGGGTGGTCGTGGGGGCCTCTAGCGTTCCTGGTTCCAAGTGAGATCTTCCCATTGAAGATCAGAACCACCGGACAGAGCATAAACATCGCCATGGGATTCCTAACCATTTCCGTATTGTCGCAATCATTCTTGTCCATGCTTTGCCACTTCAAGTTCGCCGTCTTCTTGTTCTACGGCGGTTGGATCGCCATCATGACtctctttatcttcttcttcttgccgGAGACCAAACGGATCCCTCTTGAATCAATGTACACCATTTGGGGCAAGCATTGGTTTTGGCATCGCTATGTTACTAATGAAGAGTCTCGCCAATATGATAATAATATATGA
- the LOC112765717 gene encoding uncharacterized protein, which yields MLRIPDNNNTNRRNNLETTRNRRDDNESSLFGGVPNNTSPPLMNLRPDHVAVGSPLTNRAPFTTTNNNNAAASRFSAADGGPVGSSPYPAQYRGDHCLWMDTDQASGFHVANTTFGADKWVDDLGGGGGNALANNFSRMSIVENGTTKSRSPYDVVEAYSNNNNACSIDSNNLPFFDETTPPPFCNNAAGVPVSVTPGFVPKGYAFEASPMAPQHHDHHVYHHHHHIMDQRMMKQATSDNNLHQLQQKPQQQPPPTPAFVNPYVCDRFVGSHQQHFGVECEPPNGWGGGVKNPFRFSQIMHPRLPANAPRDMAAMAVAAAAAAANSGEFPQCISPMRNGGDRAAFRCDNSVIIQGREMVKPCVESTGYGGSVRGFKKGHGQGQVPCDELHHHHHHHNNGQGGGGGGGNNNNNTNNNNGGFVRDPSSVPLMLDFYNLAEAQGYVYNMAKDQNGCRFLQRMVEEGTFEDVRVVFEGIVENVVELMMDPFGNYLVQKLLDVCNEDQRLQIVLMLTKEQGQLVRISLNTHGTRVVQKLIETLNSAKQISLVKGAIQPGFLDLIKDLNGNHVIQRCLQCLSCQDNEFIFEAGVKFCVDIATHRHGCCVLQRCIDYSVGKHRERLVAEICKHGLLLAQDPFGNYVVQYIIEIENPTASTKLMSQLKGNFVNLSTQKFSSHVVEKCLKHVADSRSRIVRELLSTPHFEQLLQDPYANYVIQSALAYTKGALHVSLVEAVRPYKILRTSPYCKRIFSGSLLKK from the exons ATGTTGAGGATCCCGGACAACAACAACACCAATAGAAGGAACAACCTTGAAACTACCAGGAATCGCAGAGACGACAATGAATCTTCCTTGTTCGGTGGCGTTCCCAATAACACCTCGCCGCCATTGATGAACCTTCGCCCCGACCACGTTGCCGTCGGCTCACCTCTCACCAACAGAGCCCCTTtcaccaccaccaacaacaacaacgCCGCCGCCTCTCGTTTCTCGGCCGCAGACGGTGGCCCTGTCGGCAGTTCTCCTTATCCAGCTCAGTATCGCGGCGACCACTGTCTCTGGATGGACACCGATCAGGCGTCGGGATTCCACGTGGCAAACACCACCTTCGGCGCCGACAAATGGGTCGACGATctgggaggaggaggaggaaacgCACTGGCCAACAACTTCTCAAGAATGAGCATCGTCGAAAACGGAACCACCAAAAGCAGAAGCCCATACGACGTCGTGGAGGcttacagcaacaacaacaacgcaTGCTCCATTGATTCCAATAACCTCCCTTTCTTCGATGAAACAACACCGCCGCCATTCTGCAACAACGCTGCTGGGGTTCCCGTATCGGTGACCCCAGGTTTTGTTCCCAAAGGTTACGCTTTTGAAGCTTCTCCAATGGCTCCGCAGCATCATGATCACCATGTGTACCATCACCATCATCACATCATGGACCAGAGGATGATGAAACAGGCTACAAGTGATAACAACCTTCATCAGTTGCAGCAGAAGCCGCAGCAGCAGCCGCCGCCAACACCGGCTTTCGTAAACCCTTACGTTTGTGACCGTTTCGTTGGGTCTCATCAGCAGCATTTCGGCGTCGAGTGTGAACCTCCCAATGGATGGGGCGGCGGCGTCAAGAACCCCTTCAGATTCTCTCAGATAATGCACCCTAGGCTCCCAGCGAATGCGCCCAGGGATATGGCGGCAATGGCAGTTGCTGCTGCCGCCGCCGCCGCTAACAGCGGTGAGTTTCCTCAGTGTATTTCTCCGATGAGAAATGGTGGTGACCGTGCTGCCTTTAGATGCGATAACAGCGTCATTATCCAAGGAAGAGAAATGGTAAAACCCTGCGTGGAAAGCACTGGTTACGGTGGTTCCGTAAGAGGTTTCAAGAAGGGTCACGGTCAAGGACAGGTTCCATGCGATgagcttcatcatcatcatcatcatcataataatggccaaggtggtggtggtggtggtggaaacaacaacaataacaccaacaacaacaatggcgGTTTCGTGAGGGATCCATCGTCGGTGCCATTGATGCTGGATTTCTATAACCTAGCTGAGGCGCAGGGTTACGTGTACAACATGGCGAAGGACCAGAACGGTTGCAGGTTTTTGCAGAGGATGGTTGAAGAAGGCACCTTTGAGGATGTAAGGGTGGTTTTTGAAGGGATCGTTGAGAATGTTGTGGAGCTCATGATGGACCCTTTTGGTAACTACCTTGTTCAGAAGCTTCTAGATGTTTGCAATGAAGATCAAAGGTTGCAAATTGTTCTCATGCTCACTAAAGAACAAGGCCAGCTTGTCCGAATCTCCTTGAATACCCACGG TACGCGCGTGGTGCAGAAGCTGATTGAGACCCTCAACTCAGCGAAGCAAATTTCATTGGTGAAGGGTGCAATTCAACCAGGTTTCCTTGACCTTATTAAGGATCTCAATGGAAACCATGTCATACAACGTTGCCTGCAATGTCTTAGCTGTCAAGATAATGAG TTTATTTTTGAAGCTGGTGTAAAGTTTTGTGTTGACATAGCTACTCATCGACATGGATGCTGTGTACTACAACGTTGCATTGATTATTCCGTTGGAAAACATCGTGAGAGGCTGGTCGCAGAAATTTGCAAGCATGGTCTTCTCCTCGCTCAGGATCCATTTGG AAACTATGTTGTTCAGTATATTATAGAGATAGAGAACCCAACTGCCTCAACGAAATTGATGTCTCAGCTGAAAGGGAATTTTGTGAACCTGTCTACACAAAAATTCAGCAGCCATGTGGTTGAGAAATGCCTCAAGCATGTTGCAGATAGCAGGTCCAGAATTGTCCGTGAATTGCTCTCTACACCCCACTTTGAGCAGTTATTGCAAGACCCTTATGCCAACTACGTCATTCAATCTGCTCTTGCATATACCAAG GGTGCACTTCATGTATCATTGGTGGAAGCAGTTAGGCCTTACAAGATCTTGCGCACTAGTCCATACTGCAAGAGGATATTCTCTGGAAGCCTACTTAAGAAGTGA